In Rana temporaria chromosome 3, aRanTem1.1, whole genome shotgun sequence, a single window of DNA contains:
- the LOC120930642 gene encoding olfactory receptor 11L1-like, which translates to MYGQNQTRIAEVLLLGFQNTHHLKVLLFVIFLLIYMVTITGNFLIVVLVSVNSRLHTPMYFFLSLLSSSEVISTTNIVPKMLSVIMKDGGSMSFSACLTQFYIFSASTNSECFLLTVMSFDRYLAICNPLRYVSIMDFKLQFNLALWPWLTGLLVTLLITILVYNLQFCGPNVIDHFFCDLSPILQLSCSDTTTVKAQAFIFSVPVIVLPFIFIVATYVFISFAILRIASHNMRQKAFSTCSSHLAVVCMYYGTLMSVYLFPSTGHSPSVSKVLSLLYVIVTPLFNPIIYSLRNRDILVALRTSICKTTYDINEGIQ; encoded by the coding sequence ATGTATGGTCAAAATCAGACAAGAATTGCTGAAGTTCTGCTTCTAGGTTTCCAGAACACTCATCATCTGAAAGTTTTGCTCTTCGTTATCTTTCTTCTGATCTACATGGTGACAATAACGGGGAATTTTCTGATTGTAGTATTGGTGTCCGTTAATAGCCGACTGCACACTCCTATGTATTTCTTCCTCagccttctgtcttcttctgaagTCATTTCCACCACCAACATTGTGCCCAAAATGCTTTCCGTCATCATGAAAGATGGTGGCTCAATGTCTTTTTCTGCTTGTTTGACTCAGTTTTACATCTTCTCAGCTTCAACCAACTCTGAATGTTTTCTTCTCACCGTAATGTCTTTTGACCGATACTTGGCCATTTGTAACCCATTGAGATACGTCTCCATCATGGACTTCAAGCTTCAATTCAACTTGGCATTATGGCCTTGGTTAACCGGCCTCCTGGTAACTTTACTTATCACCATTCTGGTTTATAACTTGCAGTTCTGTGGACCCAATGTAATAGATCACTTCTTCTGTGATCTGTCCCCCATATTACAGCTTTCTTGTTCGGACACGACCACGGTAAAAGCCCAGGCCTTCATATTTTCAGTTCCTGTCATTGTCTTGCCATTTATTTTCATTGTTGCCACCTATGTCTTCATATCTTTTGCCATCTTGAGGATAGCATCACACAACATGCGTCAGAAAGCCTTCTCCACATGCAGTTCCCACCTGGCTGTTGTCTGTATGTATTATGGGACTCTAATGAGTGTTTACCTTTTCCCATCAACAGGTCATTCTCCAAGTGTGAGCAAAGTTCTCTCTTTACTATACGTAATAGTGACCCCACTTTTTAACCCAATCATATACAGTTTAAGGAATCGGGATATCCTAGTAGCTCTGAGGACCTCAATATGTAAGACAACATATGACATAAATGAAGGTATACAGTAA